A single Cryptococcus neoformans var. grubii H99 chromosome 7, complete sequence DNA region contains:
- a CDS encoding serine/threonine-protein kinase TEL1, translating into MDSVSGLHAALTLCASESARDRGRAHALLPAIFANPENLLVFHAAAAKHGGAPWLALFHCLFRAVAVEKQAVLRSSTRNAQPAERLSHAIRLVRLVAEQAVHLIARKPLIALLTHMRHQLVLSPRIFAPALLDYSKAINRLLSYPPHLESLDAHTWLALMSISFAAILGDDVLSDDQMDEQDILDVARELALLDTEKKAPPPPPHRPPVTVNTSSLVQIIPALLCSTVSPVVPPTMKSGDTLTAGQKVGLGIVLKIRRFFIMYPHVTIYHLHLLKALNTVLSEMELNCRDLFLLGSVKIFPHLVTLWAAPERDRDRRIPEQIAIAIHKILPHVVHKMSAGVQGAQDVRENVERLMEMLSKESTMSRGIEPLDLASTRLKTIAKGRHHAAACPFETRSFSAGHHFTVDHALSWTAIETYCDSCVYLYQTHPFSITTPSRSGTLSKRRKVENALASLISAIGMGKPESRLVALQTLVFVIDKHWSKLANDIHSDIRQTLISLLRDDNEVLQSWAYIALSTIILSSHTTGAQENDQSQQDDWNQVWSFALRKCHLPGTCRSASHAAAILLQFDKLDSTSTIKGIQSILSSIAVQGPPTPHDSVCALYSVALEAARSDIQLYSLDLEEQVCSWLEKTLAGEKFERDKMDQRLDQATPGDILRLFSAVSRIQHHVPLAEPVVKEFLPDSAVVGYALERAKTQPIRDFLLYHIYPTPPPPPPPNTVPPLTASADHSTFLDGRPRRLSDLLLNILNVTIAQWETKTKPIISSGERPRRCIDLVVLGLAFQGLLQLDGYIPHAACINAAIRLLHLLKPLLISSDLSILSLDLVWRGLRCLVDVPKEGKEEEEEEDWPILVKPDVHSGIRQDLLPPTMYDTPPQEDGEEGTSSDPAPAPAPAPVLVPGENGDGAKQQSTQYPPTFPSTLLPMPMPMSTAPSSFSTFQVQSNPASLVHAIWRLPEKTQVSATLQGLFPVCLQVITRSPSSMSTGQPTQLLSSSSHHHDEEGHDEDEEDDDFAVTSGEATSAPLPEKVAELKASASLLRSAVAFRLQGVMMLVSGGGGGGQSKAYKDTQLINSFLQADGLRAVEIGWAICKAMQKGWLRLSVDAVELVVASLGNMLNSYGYARDERLLQLCLEFLKCSAPVWMGSNSGSGNDDLMDEAMRLVCYIATKITSGSITSWKVRLAMLRFIEQFLHYDSASTLWADGMVQEEAEEHDVSMEDEEHLFHYISQSLSDPDMRVRTRAATTAASALYRPSIHPSEHPIIYDQASNSQAGDPTFPEHYLSYVLWKLNCCIASAKQRQMVIFDLYETAIGGAEYSDHLRAGLDAVARRLGLSSITALYLPYAPTTTISHDTSRSSAITFVLSTTHRLFGLSNRSAFFTACLEHAGAYILYCGKIGLFISACDAAGGVSPEDLALQLSVAAAAMAMVLFLSNDKTNVVNMKECKAEALALLSTFPGMSGPADAEKLLHNYVNGVAAHLWELMDLESSVDEIVAWLDKTEKDTAAGIAFAQMMAHDNNAKTGKVKAINPAASFQNIYNVCRFLEKEYSSISLHALTFAAILRLTSLINNAFLVSEQRRYLRALAMLLSVHQRTLQRPLIWEAFLTETIALLLQPDICRTVLSMVMWAFDRLESLSSTPSKLVNIFCQLGEIRIELGGSAATGSHQSNQMGDAVEEWIVKMSPKWSNSQISQEAFERAVALWPDSLRSRLSVLATPLSLRDLDDLSQNKAVHNAGQLCKQFLRRADSDDRQDVVSVFVDSTFWSLKDKISSVLDKEGINAFQDLLYLCNGEVRAPSLNFYGQDTSAKALTATTGEPRKTEAMNALYLAICKTMVQLLHDRRPQVRSAAYRCLQRMKPILTGKDLKELPADISDVLPILVPIPVGTVSQSQAMKLDGVINNAAWSNKAEHFATWSLELSGLLCKVASQHDKFFLSFEPLLSTPLLPLHHFLGHFVHAALVCSRSMSSERSKAISEHFETVLRNPFASTETVQSIVNIVLQLRRYEHPFRSGMLGYNAWLSVNFVDLSKAAVKCGLYVSALLFLELANDQGGWLDLGEPRVREIMYDIYSNVEDPDGFYGVQNKDIRDSLRRRLEHEGLSWEALGWAGAVYNVNGSDSRSAIPVLHHLHDIGLSRLASVVATETRTSGSVPLDDPFFADLSWRTGDWNLPIGRESGATSSGLLYSALSAVHRSKSYESASKIVDKAVHAEMTRLGGLQKEMLTSIQSTVTNLLCLRELNRWLDPQLQQEIHEAIDRGTLRDLQDINDRFEFASAERIIATRLSVFDSVKQRESRDMIGDVLTPKMELVIKAESTCHIKLSRLALKSNNLQAAINSLTALQKLQADVGEIDEAQDVFCEVLWKQGEHTLAIQLLEDLLLREKKKKSKGQRIPALEGRLAHWASEARLKAAHEIFGMFSNVTKSIKRSTADVSEHAEIFYQFACFADKQYVSQSSSADVKELKEYSKLRASQVLRLSARQSRARESDQKNSAVREAELDEEKLKKFEMQQKQYLNAALQFYAEAVSMTDNFNNCITRLVTLWLENDKNEESNVIFSRAIRKVPSYKFIFLAPQLAARLHRPESPTIFNATLNGLMFRMSQDHPYHTLYHVIPLLWEHKQPQSTNSSMLGRKSAADDIMMRLTSSASNRLAAGAARSMKRFVAIAMEWTSFVEKDKRLEYKLPSDSPLRKTPRDIPVATSAPSIDVTCQYKDIATFDHFSEWYTRAGGLSRPKVMTCFDSNGQKYTQLFKKDDGFRQDAVMEQIFVLVNDLLNRNRQTRSRKLRYRTYGVLALPDATGVIEFVVGTKPLIKYLPPAHEKYHPKDITSHDFLKTMQEVQSVKNNDEKIIQTWMKLKKRFHPVMRHLFTEKYRDPMAWFSMKLTYARSLAVTSIVGWVLEIGDRHCSNILMDECTGELVHIDFGIAFGAGRILPIPELVPFRLTDDLVDALGVTGVNGAFRQCSQLVLQTLIDSSDVVLTILEVFKQDPLHTWMVDDKMKKAQDGHHKMYPERGQEKADRIMRETRENLSKELSVQYRVNQLIQEARDVNNLATIFRGWHSWL; encoded by the exons gccgcacAGACCGCCAGTCACAGTGAACACGTCCAGCCTGGTACAGATCATCCCAGCCCTTTTATGCAGCACCGTATCGCCCGTCGTCCCGCCCACCATGAAGAGCGGCGACACGCTGACCGCAGGACAAAAAGTCGGGCTTGGTATCGTCCTCAAAATCCGgcgcttcttcatcatgtACCCGCACGTCACCATCTACCACTTGCATCTCTTAAAGGCACTAAATACCGTCCTATCAGAAATGGAACTCAACTGTCGcgacctcttcttgctcggCAGCGTCAAGATCTTTCCTCACCTCGTCACCCTCTGGGCAGCGCCCGAGCGGGATCGAGATAGAAGGATACCCGAACAGATAGCAATCGCCATCCATAAAATCCTGCCCCATGTCGTGCACAAGATGTCGGCCGGCGTGCAGGGAGCACAAGACGTCAGGGAAAACGTGGAACGGCTGATGGAGATGCTTTCGAAAGAATCCACCATGTCGCGAGGAATCGAGCCGCTTGATTTGGCCAGTACGAGGTTGAAGACCATTGCCAAGGGCCGTCATCACGCTGCAGCATGTCCGTTTGAGACTCGGTCCTTTTCGGCAGGGCATCACTTTACAGTCGACCATGCGCTTTCATGGACTGCGATCGAGACGTACTGCGACTCGTGCGTCTAT CTATACCAAACACACCCTTTTTCAATCACAACACCCAGTCGCAGTGGCACCCTATCCAAACGACGCAAAGTTGAAAACGCTCTCGCTTCGCTCATCTCGGCCATCGGCATGGGGAAACCAGAATCTCGACTTGTAGCACTCCAAACACTTGTCTTTGTCATTGATAAACACTGGTCAAAGCTCGCCAACGATATCCATTCTGATATTCGCCAGACTTTGATATCGCTTCTAAGAGACGACAATGAGGTCTTACAGTCCTGGGCCTATATTGCTTTATCAACCATCATCCTGTCGTCCCATACCACCGGGGCACAAGAAAACGACCAGAGCCAACAAGATGATTGGAATCAAGTATGGAGCTTTGCTCTGCGGAAATGCCATTTACCCGGTACTTGCCGTTCGGCATCACACGCTGCAgccatcctcctccagttTGACAAGTTGGACTCTACATCAACGATCAAGGGTATACAATCTATACTATCAAGTATCGCCGTTCAAGGTCCTCCCACACCACACGATTCTGTATGTGCATTGTACTCTGTCGCACTCGAAGCCGCCAGATCGGATATCCAGCTGTATTCGCTCGACCTCGAAGAGCAGGTATGTTCATGGTTGGAAAAGACGTTGGCTGGAGAAAAGTTTGAGAGGGACAAGATGGATCAGAGACTTGATCAGGCCACGCCGGGGGATATACTGAGACTGTTTTCGGCCGTCTCGCGGATCCAGCACCATGTCCCGCTGGCAGAACCCGTCGTCAAAGAGTTTTTGCCCGATTCGGCTGTTGTTGGCTATGCGCTGGAACGAGCGAAAACGCAACCCATCCGCGATTTTTTGCTTTACCATATCTACCCcacaccaccaccaccgccaccaccgAATACCGTTCCCCCCTTGACGGCTTCAGCGGACCATTCGACCTTTCTCGACGGTCGACCACGCCGTCTCTCAGACCTTTTGCTCAATATACTAAACGTGACCATCGCCCAATGGGAAACCAAAACCAAGCCGATCATCAGCTCGGGCGAACGTCCCCGCCGATGTATCGATCTCGTCGTCCTTGGACTTGCCTTTCAAGGTCTACTTCAGCTGGACGGATATATCCCTCACGCGGCATGCATCAACGCTGCAATCCGCCTGTTACATCTCTTGAAACCTTTACTCATCTCGTCAGATCTCTCTATACTCTCTCTCGACCTCGTGTGGCGAGGTCTGAGATGTCTTGTGGATGTCCCAAaggaggggaaagaggaggaggaagaggaggactGGCCGATCCTTGTCAAGCCAGATGTTCATTCGGGGATACGTCAGGATCTTTTACCTCCCACCATGTACGATACGCCGCCacaggaagatggagaagaaggcacgTCTAGCGATCCAGCTCCAGCTCCAGCTCCAGCTCCAGTTCTAGTCCCGGGCGAAAATGGCGACGGCGCCAAGCAACAATCTACACAGTATCCTCCCACATTCCCATCGACGCTGTTGCCCATGCCCATGCCCATGTCCACCgcgccatcatctttctcaaCTTTTCAGGTACAGTCGAATCCCGCATCGTTGGTACACGCCATTTGGAGGTTGCCCGAA AAAACGCAGGTTTCAGCTACACTTCAAGGACTCTTTCCCGTCTGCCTACAAGTCATCACTCGCTCGCCTTCATCAATGTCTACCGGTCAGCCAACACAGTTgttgtcgtcgtcgtcgcatcatcatgatgaggagggccacgatgaggacgaggaggatgacgatTTTGCGGTGACAAGCGGCGAAGCGACCAGCGCACCTCTGCCGGAAAAAGTTGCGGAACTGAAAGCCTCTGCATCCCTGTTACGGTCCGCTGTAGCTTTCCGTCTTCAAGGCGTGATGATGCTTGTcagcggcggcggcggcgggggcCAGTCGAAAGCGTACAAAGATACTCAATTGATCAATTCATTTTTGCAAGCGGATGGATTACGAGCTGTTGAGATAGGATGGGCGATATGCAAAGCCATGCAAAAAGGGTGGCTGCGGTTGAGCGTGGACGCCGTGGAGCTCGTGGTTGCGTCCCTGGGCAATATGCTCAACAGTTATGGCTATGCGCGAGATGAGCGTCTTTTGCAGCTATGTCTCGAATTCTTGAAATGTTCTGCGCCAGTATGGATGGGGAGTAATAGTGGGAGTGGGAATGATGATCTGATGGATGAAGCCATGCGTCTTGTCTGTTATATCGCTACCAAGATCACCTCGGGGTCCATCACTTCGTGGAAAGTCAGATTGGCCATGCTGCGTTTCATTGAACAATTCTTACACTACGACTCGGCGTCAACATTGTGGGCAGACGGCATGgtgcaagaagaggcagaggagcATGATGTGAGcatggaagatgaggagcaTTTGTTCCACTATATCTCTCAGTCTTTGAGCGATCCGGATATGCGAGTTCGAACGCGTGCGGCTACAACGGCTGCCAGCGCCCTCTATCGACCCTCCATACATCCTTCCGAACACCCAATCATCTACGATCAAGCTTCAAACTCACAAGCTGGTGACCCTACATTCCCCGAGCACTACCTCTCATACGTCCTGTGGAAGCTTAATTGCTGCATCGCTTCTGCCAAACAACGCCAAATGGTTATTTTCGATTTGTACGAAACGGCAATAGGTGGTGCCGAGTATAGTGATCATCTTCGGGCGGGTCTTGATGCCGTAGCACGCAGACTCGGTCTTTCCTCGATAACCGCACTCTACCTCCCGTATGCGCCTACAACCACCATCAGTCATGATACTTCACGGTCATCAGCCATCACGTTTGTCTTGAGTACCACTCACCGCTTGTTTGGGCTTTCCAACCGCTCTGCCTTCTTTACCGCTTGTTTGGAACATGCGGGAGCTTACATACTCTATTGTGGTAAAATTGGGCTTTTCATTTCAGCTTGTGATGCAGCCGGCGGCGTTTCGCCCGAAGATCTTGCGCTGCAACTttctgttgctgctgcggCTATGGCCATGGTACTCTTTTTATCGAATGATAAAACCAACGTCGTCAACATGAAGGAGTGCAAAGCCGAGGCGTTAGCGCTCCTAAGTACTTTTCCCGGCATGTCAGGTCCTGCCGACGCCGAAAAGTTGCTTCATAACTATGTTAACGGAGTGGCGGCTCATCTTTGGGAgttgatggatttggagTCGTCAGTCGATGAAATCGTCGCTTGGCTTGACAAAACGGAAAAGGATACTGCTGCAGGGATCGCATTCGCCCAGATGATGGCCCATGACAACAATGCAAAGACTGGAAAAGTCAAAGCAATCAACCCGGCCGCATCTTTTCAAAACATTTACAACGTTTGCAGGTTCCTAGAAAAGGAGTATAGCAGTATCTCTCTCCATGCGCTCACTTTTGCTGCTATCCTACGCCTCACATCCCTCATCAACAATGCCTTTCTCGTCAGTGAGCAAAGACGTTACTTGCGAGCTTTGGCAATGCTCCTTTCGGTCCACCAAAGGACGCTTCAGCGTCCACTTATCTGGGAGGCATTCCTTACCGAAACGATAGCCCTTTTACTCCAACCAGACATCTGTCGTACGGTACTATCCATGGTGATGTGGGCTTTTGACCGGCTTGAATCATTATCCTCGACGCCTTCAAAATTGGTCAACATATTCTGCCAGCTTGGCGAGATTCGCATTGAACTCGGTGGATCTGCTGCCACCGGCAGTCATCAGTCTAACCAGATGGGTGATGCAGTCGAGGAATGGATCGTCAAAATGAGTCCGAAATGGTCAAACTCTCAAATCAGCCAAGAGGCTTTTGAGCGAGCTGTCGCTTTATGGCCTGATAGCCTAAGAAGCCGTCTATCCGTTCTTGCAACCCCTCTGTCTTTAAGAGATCTGGATGACTTGAGTCAGAATAAGGCAGTGCACAACGCTGGCCAGCTTTGCAAACAGTTCCTTCGTCGCGCCGACTCAGATGACAGGCAAGACGTCGTATCAGTCTTTGTTGACTCGACGTTTTGGTCTTTAAAGGACAAAATAAGTAGCGTCTTGGATAAGGAAGGTATAAATGCCTTTCAAGATCTCCTGTACCTCTGCAACGGTGAAGTGAGGGCTCCTTCCCTGAACTTTTACGGCCAGGACACTTCTGCTAAAGCCCTCACTGCTACGACGGGGGAGCCCAGAAAAACAGAAGCAATGAATGCACTCTATCTTGCAATCTGCAAAACCATGGTGCAGCTTTTGCATGATCGTCGTCCCCAGGTCAGGTCCGCAGCGTACCGCTGCCTGCAAAGGATGAAGCCAATCCTTACTGGAAAGGACTTGAAAGAGCTCCCTGCGGATATCTCTGACGTTTTGCCGATTCTCGTTCCCATTCCGGTGGGCACTGTTAGTCAAAGTCAAGCCATGAAGCTTGATGGCGTCATAAACAATGCGGCTTGGAGCAACAAGGCAGAACACTTCGCCACGTGGTCTCTTGAACTTTCGGGGCTCTTATGCAAAGTTGCATCACAACATGACAAGTTCTTTTTGTCTTTCGAGCCTCTGCTGTCGACAccactccttccccttcaccaCTTCCTTGGGCATTTTGTACACGCAGCTCTCGTCTGCAGTCGTTCCATGTCTTCCGAGCGCTCGAAAGCCATCTCAGAACATTTTGAAACGGTATTACGAAATCCTTTTGCCTCTACAGAGACTGTACAGTCAATAGTCAACATTGTTCTTCAGCTTCGAAGATATGAACATCCATTCAGATCAGGAATGCTAGGTTATAACGCATGGCTCTCTGTAAACTTTGTTGATCTAAGCAAAGCCGCGGTCAAGTGTGGTTTGTATGTTTCGGCATTACTGTTTCTTGAGCTCGCAAATGACCAGGGGGGATGGTTAGATCTTGGAGAACCCAGAGTACGTGAG ATAATGTACGACATTTACAGTAATGTGGAAGATCCTGACGGCTTCTACGGCGTGCAAAACAAGGACATCCGAGATTCCCTACGACGCCGACTTGAGCATGAGGGCTTGTCCTGGGAAGCGCTTGGATGGGCAGGGGCAGTCTACAATGTTAATGGGAGTGATTCTAGATCCGCTATTCCagtccttcatcatcttcacgACATCGGCCTGTCTCGTCTTGCATCCGTCGTAGCTACTGAAACTAGAACGAGCGGGTCTGTTCCTCTGGATGATCCGTTTTTTGCCGACTTGAGCTGGCGTACGGGCGACTGGAATCTTCCTATCGGTAGGGAATCCGGCGCAACATCTTCTGGATTACTATACTCGGCTTTGAGTGCTGTTCACCGTAGTAAAAGCTACGAGTCAGCCTCCAAGATCGTTGATAAGGCGGTACACGCAGAGATGACGCGTTTGGGTGGCCTTCAGAAGGAAATGCTGACATCTATTCAATCGACGGTGACAAATTTATTATGCCTCCGAGAATTGAATCGCTGGTTGGACCCTCAGCTGCAACAAGAGATACATGAAGCGATCGATAGGGGTACCCTTCGTGATCTGCAAGATATTAATGATAGATTTGA ATTTGCAAGTGCCGAAAGAATAATTGCTACTCGTCTTTCAGTGTTTGATTCAGTCAAGCAACGCGAGAGTCGAGATATGATCGGTGATGTCCTTACCCCCAAAATGGAACTTGTGATTAAAGCAGAAAGCACGTGTCATATCAAGCTCAGCAGACTAGCTCTCAAATCGAACAATCTCCAAGCTGCCATCAATTCACTGACAGCTTTGCAAAAACTGCAGGCCGATGTAGGAGAGATAGATGAGGCGCAGGACGTTTTTTGCGAAGTGTTGTGGAAGCAAGGCGAGCATACACTAGCTATCCAGTTGTTGGAGGATCTTCTGCTGcgggaaaagaagaagaaatctAAAGGACAGAGAATCCCTGCCCTTGAGGGACGTTTA GCCCATTGGGCGTCAGAAGCTCGGCTCAAAGCAGCTCACGAAATCTTTGGAATGTTTTCCAATGTCACCAAGTCTATCAAAAGATCGACGGCCGATGTATCAGAGCACGCAGAAATCTTCTATCAATTCGCTTGCTTTGCAGATAAGCAATATGTCAGCCAATCATCTTCGGCCGACGTTAAAGAACTCAAAGAGTACAGCAAACTTCGCGCTTCTCAGGTTTTGCGACTTTCAGCAAGACAATCTCGAGCTCGTGAAAGCGATCAGAAAAATTCTGCCGTTCGCGAAGCTGAACTTGACGAGGAAAAACTGAAGAAATTTGAGATGCAGCAAAAGCAATACCTTAACGCTGCTTTACAGTTCTACGCGGAGGCTGTTAGTATGACCGATAACTTCAACAACTGCATCACCCGATTAGTTACTCTCTGGCTCGAGAACGacaaaaatgaagaaagtaACGTCATTTTTTCTCGCGCCATTCGAAAAGTACCGTCATACaaattcatcttccttgcccCACAGCTCGCTGCTCGTCTTCACCGCCCAGAATCTCCCACCATCTTTAATGCCACCCTCAATGGACTTATGTTTCGAATGAGTCAGGATCACCCTTATCATACCCTTTATCATGTTATACCGCTACTTTGGGAACACAAGCAGCCACAGTCAACAAACTCCTCGATGCTTGGGCGCAAGAGTGCCGCTGATGACATTATGATGAGACTGACAAGTTCGGCGTCAAATCGGCTGGCTGCTGGTGCTGCAAGATCTATGAAAAGGTTTGTAGCAATTGCGATGGAGTGGACTTCTTTCGTCGAGAAAGATAAGCGTTTGGAGTACAAACTTCCAAGTGATAGTCCACTTCGAAAGACTCCTCGGGATATACCTGTCGCCACTAGCGCCCCATCGATAGATGTTACTTGTCAATACAAAGATATTGCCACTTTCGACCATTTCTCAGAGTGGTATACAAGGGCTGGCGGGCTATCAAGGCCCAAAGTCATGACATGCTTCGATTCCAACGGACAAAAATATACTCAACTG TTTAAGAAAGACGACGGATTCCGGCAAGATGCGGTGATGGAGCAGATTTTCGTTCTTGTCAACGATCTCCTTAATCGAAATCGTCAAACTCGTTCCAGAAAGCTTCGATACAGAACGTACGGAGTATTGGCCCTTCCAGATGCCACTGGAGTGATTGAGTTTGTCGTGGGCACGAAACCTCTCATCAAGTACTTACCACCAGCCCATGAGAA GTATCATCCCAAAGACATCACTTCCCATGATTTCTTAAAGACGATGCAGGAAGTGCAGTCAGTAAAAAACAACGACGAGAAGATTATTCAAACGTGGATGAAACTGAAGAAACGCTTCCACCCTGTCATGCGGCACTTATTTACTGAAAAATATCGTGACCCAATGGCCTGGTTTTCGATGAAACTGACTTATGCTCGAAGCCTTGCTGTGACAAGTATTGTCGGTTGGGTTCTGGAAATAGGTGATAGACATTGTTCCAATATCCTCATGGATGAGTGCACAGGGGAGCTCGTTCACATTGATTTTGGCATTGCTTTTGGGGCA GGACGTATACTCCCAATCCCTGAGCTTGTACCTTTTCGGCTCACAGATGACTTGGTCGACGCTTTAGGTGTTACTGGGGTGAATGGTGCATTCCGGCAATGCTCGCAGCTTGTACTCCAGACCCTCATCGATTCTTCAGATGTCGTACTTACCATCCTGGAAGTATTCAAACAAGATCCACTTCATACGTGGATGGTGGATGAcaaaatgaagaaagcaCAAGATGGCCATCATAAAATGTATCCGGAACGCGGACAAGAAAAGGCCGATAGGATTATGAGAGAAACAAGAGAAAATCTTTCGAAGGAGCTATCAGTACAATATCGGGTTAACCAGCTCATCCAAGAAGCTCGGGATGTGAACAATTTAGCGACTATCTTCCGGG GATGGCACTCTTGGTTGTAA